The Cryptococcus gattii WM276 chromosome B, complete sequence genome has a segment encoding these proteins:
- a CDS encoding Glycosyltransferase, putative (Similar to TIGR gene model, INSD accession AAW40799.1), whose product MLSLLSSRYTRYLPLLLLVLLGSTFLLFEHSSSASSTLPRSSIYDYTSPATHCFWPGTDSNDESAAVSDPKIPANKDSVGKIKEWMGWGDSEDLDEDIASAEAFAWEGQLPDVVPVSGIERYMLAHIEELQQGYDAKHDYEEYGLKLGNISLPAYTAELLETYKEYLLPPGAPPPNPPPSFLPTVLSRLSLKPPITPLPPRPDQVMTTEKSVDDLPWQFQRWKEIMPEWEIKYFDDKALKNWVKGMFGGTKAEEIWMNLPRQVLKTDVFRYMAMLVEGGIYTDSDTAPIIHADQWGHPYNHRTSPLLTHLSRILSIATSPHLPSSHPLSSFSPDHAGTTIDEELDVGISTGKSNIYDGPLVDDGAELGQPSLVVSVESDAIDFGWHNWREVGLSRAVQITQWTFMARPGHPVFLDALGRTLRKSEEIARKEKEAKKNGKEFIPETALEWTGPGVFSDCVYRYLISRYGFKPEDLIHKKDPLRVGDVLILPAGSYSSVSPFGDEQQRNWAASWHGFFGRWRGADPGVQEFERLKKLKKEAEEAEKKAKEEAEEAEREAKEAEQKAKEAYDQADKSAQEAEEKAKEAAEEAGRKAQEASDTVEALEEEVEKAKEVAEGISDGQDDGSGDFTEIREETEEEKMSA is encoded by the exons ATGTTGTCCCTTCTCTCATCTCGCTATACGCGTTATTTgccccttctcctcctAGTTCTTCTCGGCTCGacttttcttctcttcgaACATTCCTCGTCGGCCTCATCGACTCTCCCTAGATCTTCGATATACGACTACACGTCCCCTGCCACACATTGCTTTTGGCCGGGAACAGACTCGAATGATGAGAGTGCTGCAGTTTCAGATCCCAAGATCCCGGCAAACAAAGATAGTGTCGGTAAGATAAAAGAATGGATGGGTTGGGGAGACAGCGAAGATTTAGACGAGGATATAGCTTCAGCTGAGGCATTTGCATGGGAGGGACAACTACCGGACGTTGTACCTGTCAGCGGAATCGAGAGGTATATGCTCGCTCATATCGAAGAACTTCAACAAGGTTATGACGCCAAACACGATTATGAAGAGTATGGTCTCAAGCTAGGAAATATTTCCTTACCTGCGTACACGGCTGAACTACTAGAGACTTATAAAGAGTACCTTTTGCCCCCGGGTGCACCACCTCCAAATCCGCCACCCTCTTTTCTTCCGACCGTCCTTTCCAGGCTATCACTGAAGCCACCGATCACGCCCTTACCTCCCAGACCCGATCAAGTCATGACAACAGAAAAGTCTGTGGATGATTTACCGTGGCAGTTCCAAAGATGGAAGGAAATAATGCCAGAATGGGAAATCAAATATTTCGATGACAAAGCTCTGAAGAATTGGGTGAAAGGAATGTTTGGCGGCACCAAAGCTGAGGAAATTTGGATGAATCTTCCGAGGCAGGTGCTCAAGACGGATGTGTTCCGATACATG GCGATGCTGGTGGAAGGGGGTATCTACACGGACAG CGACA CCGCGCCCATCATTCACGCCGATCAATGGGGTCACCCGTACAACCACCGTACCTCCCCACTTCTTACCCACCTCTCCCGTATCCTCTCCATAGCCACTTcccctcatcttccttcctcgcaccccctctcctccttctctcctgACCATGCTGGTACTACTATCGATGAAGAGCTCGATGTTGGTATCTCGACTGGCAAATCAAACATTTACGACGGACCATTGGTAGATGACGGAGCCGAGCTGGGTCAGCCTTCTTTGGTGGTCAGCGTAGAATCGGATGCTATAGACTTTGGATGGCACAACTGG CGAGAGGTCGGCCTGAGCCGTGCTGTCCAAATCACCCAGTGGACTTTCATGGCACGTCCTGGTCACCCAGTTTTCCTCGATGCTCTCGGAAGGACTCTACGGAAGTCGGAAGAGATAgcgaggaaggagaaggaggcgaagaagaatggTAAAGAGTTCATTCCTGAGACGGCT CTTGAGTGGACTGGCCCGGGAGTTTT CTCTGACTGTGTTTACCGATATCTGATCTCCCGATACGGCTTTAAGCCAGAAGATCTCATACATAAAAAGGACCCTCTGCGAGTTGGTGACGTCTTGATCTTACCCGCTGGATCCTATTCAAGTGTAAGCCCATTCGGAGATGAGCAACAACGCAATTGGGCAGCCAGCTGGCACGGCTTCTTTG GCCGATGGCGAGGTGCCGATCCCGGTGTCCAGGAATTCGAAAGGCTGAAGAAACTCAAGAAAGAAGCTGAGGAAGCCGAGAAGAAAGCAAAGGAGGAAGCGGAGGAAGCGGAGAGAGAAGCAAAGGAAGCAGAGCAGAAAGCTAAAGAAGCATATGATCAAGCCGACAAAAGCGCACAAGAGGCTGAGGAAAAAGCAAAGGAAGCGGCTGAGGAGGCAGGAAGAAAAGCGCAAGAAGCTTCAGATACAGTCGAAGCgcttgaagaagaggtagaAAAGGCGAAAGAAGTAGCCGAGGGAATATCAGATGGGCAAGATGATGGTAGTGGCGATTTTACGGAGATTAGGGAAGAGAcagaggaggaaaagatgTCGGCGTAA
- a CDS encoding uncharacterized protein (Similar to TIGR gene model, INSD accession AAW40801.1), with translation MTTAAISLLSKHVIIAGVQVPPMAIGTWSWGDKTWGYEPKDFENVKEAWCASVRAGLTFFDTAEAYGNGESERIIGRLIQEETSEEDKARLYIATKFLPFPSRNGFFFFNPPVVEHLKASLERLGLDSVPLYQLHSSISLNSHEKIASGLAQCVKLGLAKAIGVSNFSKDELIKMSDLLEKHGVKIASNQIEFSLLRQLPEQNGLLEEMKKRHITCLAYSPLAMGRLTGKYNASNPIPSGRRFSSQYSWEQLEPLISELGSLANKYKVTHSAVALNWVMSKGAIPLGGARNKSQAEQNAKAVTFKLTDEEVQKLSSLGFSGKNTWFWQRG, from the exons ATGACCACTGCGGCTATCAGTCTTCTGTCTAAACATGTGATCATTGCAGGAGTCCAAGTACCACCTATGGCCATCG GTACTTGGTCTTGGGGAGATAAAACCTGGGGCTATgaacccaaagacttcGAGAACGTTAAGGAGGCTTGGTGTGCTTCTGTGAGAGCTGGATTGACCTTTTTTGACACTGC TGAAGCCTATGGTAACGGTGAATCAGAAAGAATTATTGGCCGTCTTATCCAGGAGGAAACGtcggaagaagataaaGCTAGACTCTATATTGCGACCAAAT TCCTCCCTTTTCCAAGTAGGAATGgctttttcttcttcaatccGCCAGTTGTGGAGCATCTAAAGGCCTCGTTAGAGAGATTGGGGCTTGATTCGGTCCCCCTATATCAGCTGCACTCCTCTATTTCTCTAAATTCTCATGAGAAAATTGCATCGGGATTGGCTCAATGTGTTAAGCTTGGACTGGCCAAGGCAATCGGAGTCTCTAACTTCAGCAAGGATGAGCT CATTAAGATGAGCGATTTGTTGGAGAAGCATGGGGTTAAAATTGCTTCGAATCAGATTGAGTTCAGCCTTCTTCGCCAACTGCCCGAACAGAATGGGCTTctggaagagatgaaaaAGAGGCACATAACTTGTTTGGCTT ATTCCCCTTTGGCAATGGGTCGCCTGACGGGTAAATATAACGCCTCCAACCCTATCCCTAGTGGACGAAG GTTCAGCTCCCAATATAGCTGGGAACAACTTGAGCCCCTCATTTCTGAACTGGGTTCTTTGGCCAATAAGTATAAGGTGACGCATTCAGCAGTCGCCTTGAATTGGGTCATGTCTAAGGGCGCTATACCTTTGGGTGGTGCAAGGAACAAGAGTCAGGCGGAGCAGAATGCCAAAGCTGTGACTTTCAAGCTCACCGATGAAGAAGTTCAGAAGTTGTCGAGTTTGGGATTTAGTGGAAAAAA CACTTGGTTCTGGCAACGAGGGTAA
- a CDS encoding Oxidoreductase, putative (Similar to TIGR gene model, INSD accession AAW40788.1) — protein MSNVFPYPPRKVQDYPTFLPEQPQPIGSLLDDNEYKQNKNPPKLFHPITIRGVTFHNRAFVAPMCMYSSDQGRATDHHFVHLGSMALRGWGSIMVEATAVVPEGRISPEDMGLWDDSQITELQRIVKYIHANKGVIGIQIAHAGRKASTPAPWNERLANERGHSQGSVVPEENGGWPSNVVAPSEISFKAGDYPDPIEASIEYLESLKKAYADAVERCSKIGFDFIEIHGAHGYFLHEFIDPISNKRTDKYGGSLENRLRLPLEIAQVVREKWDKPLFYRLSATDWLEESLGKEKNANGEWAWWGIEQTTIFVGKLAELGVDLVDVSSGGNDLRQKIAPGPSYQLPFAEHLKKIYPKLLIGSVGIITDAKQANDILEQGKADVILIGRQLLRNLDWPLDAAVDLGVAVAPAVQYERAWTRMLVKREAHDRTSKEHGITELQGQEAQESKTPPGEHHSIP, from the exons ATGTCCAACGTCTTCCCATACCCCCCCAGAAAGGTTCAGGACTACCCTACATTCCTTCCAGAGCAACCACAGCCCATCGGTTCTCTTCTCGATGACAATGAATACAAGCAGAACAAGAACCCTCCCAAGCTATTCCATCCCATCACCATCCGTGGCGTCACCTTCCACAACCGAGCCTTTGTGGCACCCATGTGCATGT ACTCGTCCGATCAAGGACGTGCGACCGACCATCATTTTGTCCACCTTGGTAGCATGGCTTTGCGAGGATGGGGTAGCATCATGGTAGAGGCTACTGCTGTCGTCCCAGAGGGTCGAATTTCTCCTGAAGACATG GGTCTTTGGGATGACTCTCAGATTACCGAGCTCCAGCGTATCGTCAAGTACATCCATGCCAACAAGGGTGTTATTGGTATTCAAATTGCTCATGCTGGTCGAAAGGCTTCAACTCCTGCGCCCTGGAATGAGAGGTTGGCGAACGAGAGGGGACATTCTCAAGGCTCTGTAGTCCCGGAAGAGAACGGTGGCTGGCCTAGTAACG TTGTTGCCCCTTCCGAGATCTCTTTCAAAGCAGGCGACTACCCGGACCCCATCGAAGCTAGCATCGAGTACCTCGAAAGCTTGAAAAAGGCATACGCCGACGCTGTCGAAAGATGCAGCAAGATTGGTTTCGACTTCATTGAGATTCACGGTGCTCACG GTTATTTCCTTCACGAGTTTATTGACCCTATTTCCAACAAGCGAACCGACAAATACGGTGGCTCTCTTGAGAACCGTCTCCGATTGCCCCTGGAGATCGCACAAGTTGTCCGTGAAAAATGGGACAAGCCCCTGTTCTACAGGCTTAGTGCCACGGACTGGCTCGAGGAGTCCCTCGGTAAGGAGAAGAACGCCAATGGAGAATGGGCCTGGTG GGGTATTGAACAGACCACCATTTTCGTTGGAAAGCTTGCTGAACTTGGTGTTGACCTTGTCGACGTTTCTTCTGGTGGTAACGACCTCCGTCAAAAGATCGCCCCCGGTCCTTCTTACC AACTCCCCTTTGCCGAGCATCTCAAGAAAATTTACCCCAAGCTCTTGATCGGTAGCGTTGGTATCATTACCGACGCTAAACAGGCGAATGATATTTTGGAACAAGGAAAGGCGGATGTCATCCTAATTGGTAGACAGTTGTTGAGGAATTTGGATTGGCCGCTTGATGCTGCTGTGGACCTTGGTGTGGCTGTTGCGCCTGCAGTCCAGTATGAGCG TGCTTGGACAAGGATGCTAGTCAAGCGCGAAGCTCA
- a CDS encoding Alternative oxidase 1 (Similar to TIGR gene model, INSD accession AAW40803.1) — translation MSAIVLRSGNVARFTILAGPSIGGPVTFRSAVLSTRNFSIFTKARIQSDSKSQSSLSLQPRVREAEKSQGPVVGSEGKGVEGPHYQDQVSHNVLSDASTTGAWTMFNPIYTDKELNTVQVVGRAPVTFGDKAAHKTVKFLRKCFDFITGYTPYEIPASVLAQKPIPIAELRSKGKLLSDQKWLFRIILLESIAGVPGMVGGTLRHLRSMRLLKRDGGWIHSLLEEAENERMHLLTFMTIAQPSIFTRALVLAAQGVFYNAFFLTYLISPRIAHRFVGALEEEAVRTYTHCISDMEAGLIPEWKDMPAPAIAIDYWRLPATSSLLDVIRAVRADEATHRFVNHSLANLDQKRDFNPFALSEASPEERGTKWGYTREESAKFALEQQQKLMAASAKSTGFVQ, via the exons ATGTCTGCTATTGTGCTGCGGTCGGGTAACGTTGCACGCTTCACCATCCTTGCTGGACCTTCGATCGGAGGTCCAGTGACCTTCCGCTCTGCCGTTTTGAGCACCCGTAACTTTTCCATTTTCACCAAGGCTAGGATCCAATCCGACAGTAAGAGTCAGTCTAGTCTGTCACTGCAGCCACGTGTAAGGGAGGCAGAGAAGTCTCAAGGGCCTGTCGTAGGATCAGAAGGCAAGGGAGTAGAAGGCCCTCATTATCAAG ATCAAGTTTCGCACAACGTATTATCGGATGCGTCAACCACTGGCGCTTGGACAATGTTCAATCCTATCTACACCGATAAG GAACTGAACACTGTTCAAGTCGTGGGACGAGCCCCTGTTACATTTGGCGACAAAGCCGCCCACAAGACCGTCAAGTTCCTCCGCAAGTGCTTCGATTTTATAACTGGCTATACCCCCTATGAAATCCCCGCTTCTGTGCTTGCTCAGAAACCGATACCAATTGCCGAATTGCGCTCCAAAGGCAAGCTTTTGTCCGACCAAAAATGGCTATTCCGAATTATTCTTCTTGAGTCCATCGCTGGAGTGCCCGGCATGGTTGGTGGAACCTTGAGGCACTTGAGAAGTATGAGGTTATTGAAGAGGGACGGTGGATGGATACATTCATTGTTGGAAGAGGCTGAGAACGAGAGGATGCACCTTCT CACATTCATGACCATTGCTCAACCCAGCATCTTCACTAGAGCGCTCGTTCTGGCCGCTCAAGGCGTGTTCTATAACGCCTTCTTTCTCACCTATCTCATATCCCCCAGGATCGCCCACCGATTCGTTGGCGCgcttgaagaggaagctgTTCGTACCTACACGCACTGTATATCCGATATGGAGGCTGGTCTTATCCCCGAGTGGAAAGACATGCCTGCACCTGCCATTGCTATCGATTACTGGAGATTACCAGCAACCTCGTCCCTTCTCGATGTGATCAGGGCCGTGCGCGCCGATGAAGCTACCCACAGGTTTGTCAACCACTCTTTGGCCAACTTGGATCAAAAAAGGGACTTCAATCCTTTCGCATTATCAGAGGCAAGTCCCGAGGAACGTGGCACTAAGTGGGG CTATACACGAGAGGAGTCTGCCAAATTCGCTCTGGAACAGCAGCAAAAACTCATGGCTGCCTCAGCAAAAAGCACGGGATTCGTGCAGTGA
- a CDS encoding uncharacterized protein (Similar to TIGR gene model, INSD accession AAW40794.1) — translation MADPASPPSFDAIFAQQPVRRSSSTSTSSFGNYTYSALQQHQQFNSETPLVDEPQSLSEQPRKQQRDPSRDGNNKRYIEMMSGLADGYSGINGKRQESLRKESLPFNPQEDSTLIATAPRRGERSGLGRNGYSSPIGDIMFGPEQVIRNQPQQPSQHWGGEGRMSEQPIHYANVQQPQYSSFQSPQPGTDSVGMSYLPRGTTNSMNNTVLPNQISPYLNHEVASEGQPQQQQQQQQQQRGEWGQEFIGVEQQQQYGQGEGQSNGMEDMLTMGDESPFENELQRVISNTSHPSQYPSRTSSPFPQQSQSNMVPAPTGNHARTESFPTSRSPSPFAPQQAPQTEAPSHVVSPPTMAQPTYPRASSSPHTNPNSPFFNKPQSPPALIIPNSPVLPSIVTQSTANDHSKGLNQPHTRHTSNGAGGLFPPSNPALEHLTGMAGISPIAPNADGPMICIQPSTPISGLKEGRGLFDAALRRAGAMGAAQRQGSQGQGESQEDRQQHGFNVPPPQSHPLPRSSSSDPVSQGVEMSGMDFAAQMQSYGQQGWAGDTLRIAGPSRPRAKSDSIIPSPTADSFDRQAFLAFIGAGNPHPPPSSVEIQSGYVDVSEQWRNTVSAWKAGLGEGELNSQPTLDPRLLPGRESNEAVYQQLLMHQQTGQLPRLDPDQLHQLAQLEAQRVRLSLDTGVAPPKYGPGEISPTSMAFYQSIGLYPHAAPELSGTVSAPWSQTAFGQIPGPSLVGHPATAGPAQQHFLTPVLSHATARRRSFGGGEHPAMGAGTPGYGMEFSSPFTDKPAGQIRGVSMGHRRAARSEDFGRGGTGWGVGAGGSTAEFLQSITGDDGSLLPPSNRSRAMSHSRHSSTSSIRSVSPALSISSQGSSFSHHSPRMDMPDGMYPGHPIIAPATPLQVSGPYEERQVPAKVAKMKVTSVATEVASTNRRTNSGIFKCPVPGCGSTFTRHFNLKGHLRSHNDERPFKCLYEGCPKAVVGFARQHDCKRHMLLHEGLRLFECEGCGKKFARLDALTRHHKSEQGQECAITHPLPTNFDGSPMSESQYKTYKGIKSTPEGSGRRLSSTASGSEGGKRRSKKSETSEDD, via the exons ATGGCAGACCCAGCCTCACCACCATCCTTCGACGCCATCTTCGCCCAGCAACCAGTTCGTcgctcctcctccacatccacatcctccTTTGGCAACTACACCTACTCAGCACTGCAGCAGCACCAGCAGTTCAACTCAGAAACTCCTCTTGTTGACGAGCCGCAATCCCTGTCAGAGCAGCCTCGAAAGCAGCAGAGAGACCCAAGCAGAGACGGCAATAATAAGCGATACATTGAGATGATGTCTGGACTTGCGGATGGTTACAGTGGGATCAACGGAAAGAGACAAGAATCATTGAGAAAGGAGTCTTTGCCTTTCAATCCACAAGAAGATTCGACACTCATCGCGACAGCGCCGAGGCGAGGTGAGAGAAGCGGATTGGGCCGTAATGGATACTCTTCGCCTATAGGCGACATTATGTTCGGACCAGAGCAAGTGATTCGTAATCAGCCTCAACAACCCTCACAACACtggggaggagaagggaggaTGTCTGAACAACCAATCCACTATGCCAACGTTCAACAGCCGCAATATTCCTCTTTCCAGTCCCCTCAACCTGGCACAGACTCTGTGGGGATGAGCTATTTGCCGCGTGGAACAACAAATTCAATGAATAATACAGTGCTCCCCAATCAAATTTCTCCATATCTCAACCATGAGGTCGCAAGTGAGGGTCAGCcacagcagcaacagcagcaacaacagcaacagcgAGGAGAATGGGGACAGGAGTTCATTGGTGTTgagcaacagcagcagtATGGTCAAGGAGAGGGTCAATCAAACGGAATGGAGGATATGTTGACAATGGGGGATGAAAGTCCCTTCGAAAACGAATTACAAAGAGT AATATCGAACACCTCACACCCTTCGCAGTATCCTTCAAGAACATCTTCGCCTTTTCCTCAGCAATCACAGTCCAATATGGTCCCGGCTCCGACAGGTAACCATGCTCGCACAGAATCTTTTCCTACTTCCCGATCGCCTAGCCCCTTTGCACCTCAACAGGCACCACAGACAGAAGCACCCAGTCATGTCGTTTCACCTCCAACCATGGCGCAACCCACCTATCCTCGTGCATCCTCTTCACCACATACCAACCCCAACTCCCCCTTTTTCAACAAACCACAATCGCCTCCCGCTCTCATCATCCCTAATTCGCCTGTCCTTCCTAGTATTGTGACTCAATCCACAGCAAACGACCACTCTAAAGGATTGAATCAGCCGCACACAAGGCATACTAGTAATGGCGCGGGAGGATTATTTCCACCTTCAAATCCAGCATTGGAACATTTGACTGGCATGGCAGGTATCAGCCCTATTGCACCCAATGCAGATGGACCGATGATCTGTATCCAGCCTAGCACACCGATAAGTGGGTTGAAGGAAGGTAGGGGACTGTTTGATGCTGCTCTTCGTCGGGCTGGAGCTATGGGAGCTGCTCAAAGGCAAGGATCACAAGGGCAAGGAGAGAGTCAAGAGGATCGGCAACAACACGGGTTCAACGTTCCTCCCCCGCAGTCGCACCCTTTACCACGCTCGTCATCTTCAGATCCGGTCAGTCAGGGTGTGGAGATGTCAGGGATGGATTTTGCGGCGCAGATGCAGTCATACGGGCAACAAGGCTGGGCTGGTGATACTTTGCGAATAGCTGGACCGAGTCGCCCACGAGCCAAATCTGATTCCATCATACCCTCTCCCACGGCCGATTCGTTTGATCGGCAGGCGTTCCTTGCTTTCATCGGTGCAGGTAATCCTCACCCGCCTCCTTCGAGCGTCGAGATACAATCTGGATACGTTGATGTCTCAGAGCAATGGCGCAATACTGTGAGCGCATGGAAGGCCGGCCTGGGGGAAGGTGAGCTCAACAGCCAACCTACGCTTGATCCAAGATTATTGCCAGGAAGGGAAAGCAACGAAGCGGTTTATCAACAGCTGCTCATGCATCAGCAGACTGGACAGCTGCCTAGGCTCGATCCCGATCAGTTACATCAGCTCGCTCAGTTGGAGGCTCAACGCGTTCGCCTCTCTCTGGATACCGGCGTTGCTCCGCCCAAATATGGACCTGGCGAGATCTCACCGACATCTATGGCATTCTATCAATCGATAGGGTTATATCCTCATGCAGCTCCTGAATTATCGGGCACCGTATCAGCACCATGGTCACAGACTGCATTCGGCCAAATTCCTGGACCGAGTCTTGTCGGCCACCCTGCGACAGCCGGACCCGCACAGCAGCATTTCCTCACTCCCGTTCTGTCTCATGCAACTGCTCGTCGTCGCTCGTTTGGCGGTGGGGAACACCCTGCTATGGGTGCAGGAACACCTGGATATGGCATGGAGTTTAGTTCGCCGTTCACGGATAAGCCAGCTGGTCAAATCAGGGGAGTGAGTATGGGACATAGGCGGGCCGCGAGGAGCGAAGATtttggaagaggaggtaCCGGATGGGGAGTGGGAGCTGGTGGCTCAAC CGCCGAGTTCTTGCAAAGTATTACAGGCGACGATGGTTCACTACTTCCCCCCTCCAACCGCAGTCGTGCGATGTCTCATTCTCGGCACTCATCAACGTCTTCAATCCGCTCTGTATCACCTGCCTTATCGATATCTTCTCAAGgctcatccttctctcaCCATTCTCCACGCATGGATATGCCAGACGGTATGTACCCTGGTCATCCAATCATCGCACCAGCTACGCCACTGCAAGTTTCGGGACCGTATGAAGAGCGGCAGGTGCCAGCGAAGGTGGCAAAAATGAAGGTCACTAGTGTAGCGACAGAAGTTGCCAGCACGAATCGAAGGACGAATAGTGGGATCTTCAAATGTCCTG TGCCTGGATGCGGAAGTACATTTACAAGGCATTTTAATCTTAAGGGACATTTGAGATCGCACAACGATGAACGGCCGTTTAAATGTCTTTACGAGGGTTGTCCAAAAG CTGTCGTCGGTTTCGCTAGGCAGCATGATTGTAAACGACACATGCTTCTACACGAGGGATTGCGACTATTCGAGTGTGAGGGATGTGGAAAGAAGTTTGCTCGTCTTGACGCTTTGACTCGACATC ATAAATCTGAACAAGGTCAAGAATGTGCGATCACACATCCATTGCCCACCAATTTTGATGGTTCGCCGATGTCTGAGTCTCAATATAAGACGTACAAGGGCATCAAGTCTACTCCCGAAGGTAGTGGCAGACGGCTGAGCTCAACAGCGAGTGGCAGTGAGGGCGGGAAAAGGCGGTCTAAGAAAAGTGAAACGAGTGAAGACGATTAA